The genome window AGCCCCATCATCGACAGAACGGCGAGGTGCCACCAACCGCATGCCGCGAACAGGACGTAGGATCCCATCGCCAGAAAAGGGGCGGACAGAGTCGCAACCAGCCGGGTGGGCGAGACCGTCAGAAGGTCCGGCCCCAGCCCCTGGAGCGACGGCAGACATCGTCCTCCAGACGAAACGTCCGGTCGTCCCGCCGCCTGTCGTGCGCCGGAGAACTCCGTGTCCGTTGGTCCGCCCCTCGCCCCTACGGCTTGGGCGCCCGCTCCAGCCTCGTCCCGACGTAGTGCCCGCCGTTGCGGACCTCCTGGGACTTGAGAGTGAACACCCCCTCGGCGAACTGCCAGGACAGGTCGTCGATTCCCCCGACCGGCTCGACGAGCTGCAACCGGTCCCCCTGGAGCGCATAGGCCCCGAGCAGCACCAGTCCCGCCTTGGACGACCGCATCTCCAGCAGACCGTCCTCGCGCTGGGCGATGGTGATGTCGTAGACGAAGTTCCGCGGGAGCGTCATCGTCCACGCGCCGACGAACTCGCTGGCGGGCCCCTTCTCGTTCGCTTTGCCCCGGGCCGCCCGGATCACGTTCCACGCCTCCGCGGGAAGCTCGCGCGGCAGCCTTTCCACCCGTTCTTCTCCCAGTGCTCTCGCCCCACCGAGCAGCTTGATTCCAGGCATCCCCTCTCCGCCGGGTCCGTTCCAGCGAATGAACGGGGCGAACTGCCCCGGAAGACTCCCCGGGACGCTCCCCGCCGGAAGCGAAGCGACCCCCGCCTGCCAGCCTTCGATAAATCCGCGGACCGCCGCCGGATTCGAGACCTCGGGCTCCGCCATCCGGTCCGCCTGTCCCTCCGGCGTCCGCGCCCGCCGGTAGCCCCCCAGATATCCGCGGCGATAGGAGTTGCGCCGCTCGGGATCGTTCTCGAACGGCGTCTGCGGCGGCAGCGGGACGGCCGCGTCGTCGGCTGCCGCTGCCCCCGGCGCGAGAGTCTCTGCGCCGACGGGCGCTGCGGGACGGGAGGGGGCGTCGGCCAGGAGGCCGCCGGCGGCCAACAGGAAAAGACATGGCATCGTGATCCGGAGCCGCCGCATGGGAACCTCCTTCAACCACGTGTGGCACTATGACGTTTCGAACACTCGAGCTTCGAAACGTCCTCTCGGCCATACCGGATGGCCCGCGAGCGGACCATCCGGGGAGAAAACCCCTGCAGCTTACTCCCGATCCGCAATCCGGACCTTCATTTCATCCGAATTCGCCTTCAATTCCGGAGCATACATCGCCTCGGCCTTCGTCGGCAGGGCGCTGAACTGGCCGGGGATCTCCGCCCGGAGACGGTAGCTGACGCTGTGCTTGCCCCGCTTCAACTGCCGGACAAAGAACGCCACCTTCTCATCCCGGAACTCGACATAAGCTCCCAGGCCGCTCGGCAGGTACCCGCTCTGGAGGTCCACCGGCTCAAAGCCGGCCGCCTTGAAGTCCTCGAACACGAGATACTCGTAGTCGTTCTTCGAGTCGATCTCGAGCTCGATTTCGATCAGGTCTCCGCTCTTCACGATATCGAGGTTCGCCAGCTCGTGGCGGTCGTACTTGACCACCTTCTGCTCGACGACCTGACCGCGAGCCCCCTGGACGGTCGCCGTCGCGTCCTTCTGCTCGGTGAGCTTGTAGAACTTCCGCCCGACCTTGACCTCCAGGCCCGCGGCCTTGATGTCGTCCTCCAGCGAGAAGTTCGTCAGGTAGGCGTTCCAGTAGACCGGCCCCTTGCCGGACTTCCGCAGCTCGATCTTGTGCTCGCCCGTTTCGACCGCGTCGCCGACGAGCGTGAAGGCGTTGTCGAAGCTGAAGAGGTTCTCGGCCGTGACCTTCACCTCCTTGTGCTTCTTACCGTCGATCCAGACCTCGATCGTCATGTCCGGCTTGTCTTCGCCGCTGGCGGTGAGGTAACCGGCCAGGGCTTCGATGCAGACCGCCGTGTCGCGGGTGCTGTTCCAGTACGTCGCATTTTTGCGGTTGTTGAGCAGGTACTTGACGAGCCCCGCCGCCTTCGGATCCTGCGGATTCACCTGCGTCAGGAGCTTCAGGTAGTAGGCGTTCGCCTCGACCCGGTCGCCGTACCAGCACCACCAGTAGCCGGCATGGTTCGGCAGGTCGATGTAGGTCGTCTGGTTCTCGTTGTCCGTGACGACGAACTGTTCGATGTTGCGGAGGATCATGTCCCGCTGCTCGACCTGCTGCTGCTTGTGCAGCGCCAGGCCGAACATCGCCGCGCTGTAGAGCGAGAGCTTCGTCCGGTCGCGGTAGAGGAACCGCTGCATCTCCGGCCCCGCGACGTCGGAGTCGACGAGCATCATGTAGACGAGAGCATCGAGATCGTCCGCCTGGCTGCGATACCGCTCACCGGACTTCGCCTCCCGTTTCTTCGCCGCGATCTCCTCGCCGATCTTGAGGAGCTGGATCTGCTCGTCCTGGTACTGCTTGAGCCACGCGATGCCGCGCTCAAGCGTTCCGGGGACGAGAGCCACGCCGTTCTGCTGCGCGATCTGGAGGCCGTGGACGACGACCGCGGTCGTGTGCGGATAGGAGTGTTCCCCGAAGCCGCTGAACCAGCCCCAGCCGCCGTCGGAGAGCTGCATCTCGGTCAGGTCTTTCACGCCCACCTTGACCATCCGCTCGACCTCGGCCTCGTCGAAGACCGGGTTCCACGAGGGGTCGTGCCAGTTCTTCGTCCCCCGCCGCCAGTCCTCCGCCCGCTTCTGTCCGTCGCCGAGTTCCTGGGCGTTGAGGTTCGTCCGCTTGGCCTGGATCGCCTTGAGGTCGAGCTTCATCCGCTTGAGGATGTTCTGCGTGATGACCGTCGGCAGGAACCGGTTCAGGGTCTGCTCGGTACAACCGTACGGGTAGTCGACGAGGTACGGCAGCGCATCGACCATCGCCCCCGCCAGCGTCGGCGAGTAGCGGATCTCCAGCAGGCTGTCGTTGATCCGCCGCTCCGCCGGGACCTTGACGGTCAGGGCTCCGGCCTCTTCGCCCGGCCGGACGACGCCGGTGAACGACTCGGTCTTGAGCATCCCGTGGACATAGACCGGGAACTTCATCTGCATGGCGTCGGACTCTTCGTCCGTCAGCGCCTTGACCGTGATGACCGCCTCGCCCGCCTGCTTCACGCTGACGATGAAGTCGACCTTGATCTCGCCGTCCGCGGGGATCACGACCTTCTGCGGATTGAGCGTCCGGTCCGCCTTCTCGAGGCACGGACCATCGAGAACGAGCTCGACGACCCCCGCCTTCTCGGTCTTGAGGTAGTTGTGGACGTTGGCGGTGATGAAGACCTGGTCCTTCTCGACGAAGAACCGCGGCGCCTGCAGCCGGACGAGCAGGTTCTTGGAGGTCACGACCTCCGTCGAGCCTTCACCGACGCGGGTCCCCTTCCCGATCGCCCACGCCCGGAGCTTCCAGGCGGTGAGGTTCTCGGGCATCGTCAGCGCGACTTCCGCGATCCCGTCCGCACCGGTCGTGATGTCCCCCTTCCAGAAGGCGGAATCGGCGAAGTTCGTCCGGACCGTCGGCTGAACCATCTCCGCTCCGCCGTCACCTCCCGCAGGTCCTCCCGGCGCCGCCCCCGACGACTTCGCCATCAAGGCATCCGCCGCCATCGGGGCGGCCGAGGCCGGCGCCGGGGGAGCGGCCGCTCCCTCCATCATCTCACCGCCGAGTGAGAAGCGGCGACCGCGTGCGGCCTGCATCTTCGTCGCACCCGCTCCTCGCTGGGCCACCTCGGCTTCGACAACGAGCCCGCCGAAGGCGCCGAGATCCTGCATCGTCGCTTCGCCGCTCTTCACAAGCTGCTGGAACCAGCGGTTGAGGCTGCTGTCGGTGGCGGGATTGTGATGCCGCCGCCACTTCCAGAAGAACTCGCGGATCTCCGGAACATTCGAGCCGCCCGAGATGTACTCGACGGCGCGGTCATACATCGTCAGCGCCATGGAACCGACGAACGGCTTTCCGTCGTTGTCGGTCAGCTTGAGCTTCACGGTCGCCGGCTGGCCCGGCTTGTACTCGCTCGCCGAGGGATCGACCTCGACGTTGATGACCCGCTTCTCCGGCGGGACGACCAGTTCCCTGGCCACGGTGTGGACCTTGCCGTCCGCGACCGTCACCGCCTCGACGAAGAAGTTCGGCATGTCCTTCTGGATGACCTCGATCTCCTCCGTGACGCTCTTCCCTTCCAGCCGGAGAATCCGCGGCTTGCCGTCGTAGATCCCGTTGACCGGCCGGACGAAGAACAGCACCGTCCCCTTGGCCTTGTCGACGTTCACCATGACCCGGGCCTTCTCGCCCGGGGCGTACTCCGCCTTCTCCGGGATCAGTTCGAGATCATTGAACCGGAAACTCTTCCCGTCAAAACCTTCGCCGGCGACGACGAAGAGGTAGCCCCCTTCGATCGTGTGCCGCTCGGCGTCGGTCACCTTGTAGGAGAGCCGGTACTGTCCGGGCTGGGCCGCTTTCACTTCCTGCGCGGCGTGCCCCTCCGCGTCGGTGTCGAGGTTCCACTCCTCGACCGTCTCCTCCTTCGGCACGCCGTCGGCGTCATAGCTCACCTTGAGGAGCAGCAGTTTCCCGCTCCCCTTCACCCCCTTGCCGCTGACCGTCCGGGCCTGGAACTCCGCCTTCACGGTGCTCCCGGCGCGGTAGTGGCCCCGGTCCGTCCAGGCGAAGACCTTAAACGGCTCGCGGGCGACCATCACGTTCCCGGTCCCGACGATGACCCGGCGGGAATTGTCCACGACTTCCGCGGTGATCGTGTACGAGTGGTCCTGGTCTCCGTGGAGCTCCTGCGCCAGGGCGGTGTCGATCTCGACCTCGACCGTCCCGTCCTTTCCGATCTCGACTTCCTGCTCCGCGACGAGCTCCGGCGGCTCCGGATTCCAGCCGATCCAGAAGGGAATCGGCGCGAGACAGCCCCAGCGGCCGTAGCCGGGATACCAGTTCGCCTCGCTGGCGAACCACCAGTAGCCGGGACCGTAGAACCAGTCCCACGGCCGGGCGGGATACCACCGCGCGTTGTGCGGCGAGCGTTCGACCTTGTACTTGACGGTCCCCTCGACGACCGGGGCTCCGAAGTAGTATTTCGCCTTGATCGTGGCGGTGATCTTCTCGCCGAGCATCACCGGCTTGTCCGGCGCATCGACGGTCACTTCGAACTCCGGCTTCTTGTACTCCTCGACCCGGAACGAGACGCTGCCGCCGTAGCGGTTCGGCTTTTCCAGCGTGAGGTTGTACTGGCCGAGCTTGGCCTCGTCCGGGAGAGCGTATTCGCCCAGGACTCCACCGAACTCGTCCGCCTTGAGGTCGAGCTTCTGGACCTCCTGCCCCTGCGGGTCGTGGATGCGGACGGTCACCTGATCCCCCGCGAACAGCGACTTGTCGTCCTTGTCGTACTTCGCCTGCCCAATCCAGAACTTGAACTTCACGGGCTGGGCCGGCCGGTAGACCGGGCGGTCGGTGATACCGTAAACCTTGGTCTCGTTGTACTCCTCGTCATGGCGCTGGCCGTACCAGACGTGGCTGAAGCCCTGGTGCGCGAACCGGCCGTCCGCGGTGCGGACCGTCGTCAGCCACTGGTAGTTGCCATCCATCAGCTTGGGATCGGCCAGCGTGATCCCGTCGGCGTCGGTCGCCTCGGCGAAGTTGGCGGTGAAGAGCTCTTGCTGGTTGGGCTTGCGGTTGTATTCCATCCGCCAGCCGAAGAACTCCATGTTGGCCCGGGGAATCGGTGTTCCGGACGCGGCGTCCGCCACGTAGTAGATCGTCTTCCCGTTCCCCGGCTTGCGGACGATGACCGTGTCGTCGATCCAGATCAGGACGCGGCTCATGTTGCCGTCACTCATCCTGGCCGTCACCAGATAGGCCCCCGCTTTTTCCAGCGGCGTCTCGACCGTGACCCGCCGGTGGAAGTGTTTCTCTCGGGGCTCGACAGCCAGCGTCCAACTGGCGACCGTCTCGCCGAGGTACTTTCGATTGTCCTGCTCGACGATCTGCCAGCCGATGTTGTCGATCTGGATCTTCTGCCAGTCGAGCTGCCGTGGCTTCGACTGGAGATACGTCTTGATGTCCTTCAGGAGTTCCGGAATCTTGACCGCGTGCGCCTCGAAGCGGACCTCCTTGCCGTTGCGGAAGCGGTACTCCAGCGTCGCTTTCTTCCCCGCCGGCAGCGATGAGCCCCCTTCGAAACGGCCCCAGTTCTTGACGATCTGATCGAGACTGTTCTGCCGGAACCCGCTGGGTCCCGGGCCGAATTTCTCGATCCCTGTCCGCCACCACTGGGCGGCAGTCTCGTACTGCTGACGGTTCTCGAAGATCGAAGCGAGCTGATTGACCGACAGTTCGGCCACCCCGAGGTTCGGATCGCTGAGATCCTGGTCGTTCACCAGCCGTTTGAAGATCCGGATCCAGTTGAATTCGTCCGGGACCTTGAACCGCTTGATGCCGGTTGCGAGGCGGGCGATCGTCTCGTCCTCGCCGAGCCCCGGCAGGGCAAAGGGACCGATCTCGTCCTTTCCATCGTTCCCGCCGGGGAGGACGACTCCCCACTGCCGCATGGTCTGGACGTCGAACTGCTGCATCAGGAAGTTCGCGAACCGCCAGTCGACGTCCGCCTGCTGCCGCGCCCCGCGTTTCCCCTCCTGCGCGAGAGCCCACCGCCACCGCTCGCCATCGCTCTTCGCCGCCTCCCAGCTCTCGGGAACGGTGTAGTAGACCGGGTTCCCGTCGGCGTCGACGGGAGCGCCCTTCGGCTGTCCCCCGCCTCCCCACATCCGGCCGCGGCCCCGACCTCGCCCCTGCCAGCCGAACTGGCCCTCCTGGTAGTCCGGCAGAGTCTCCAGGTCCGTCAGTTCCTGCAGCCGCCACGCCTCGGTCCCTTCGCGGCCGGACATCACCGCGTCGCCGAGCTGCCGGTAGAACTGATAGCGATCGTTCTGGTCTTTATCTGCCGCGACGAGCGGCATCGCTTTCACAAGGAGCTGGAGAGCCTCGACCCGATCCCGGTCGATCGTGCCGACGTACTCGCCTCCGCCGCGGTTGTTCCCCCGCTGGAACTTCCCGGCCACGACAAAGCCCCAGTGGTCCCCGTGCAGGAACGCCTGGGCCGCGGCGGCAAGGACTTCGTGGTGTGTCTCGTGCGCCGCGACGACATCGTGGCGAAACGCGTCGACATCGGCCTGCCGCTGGAGCGACTGCAGGCACTGCACGGCCCGGTTCATCGCGTCCGCGGCGACCCGGCCGGCGGTGTCGGGATCCTTGGCGTACCGGGCGAAGACGTCATACGCCTCCTTGAAGTTCCCCTGCTCCTGGAGCTTGACCGCATCTGCAAAGCGGGCTGGTTCGCCGGTCGCCGGTTGAGCCGCCATGAGGTACACCAGTCCTGAGCCGAGGAGGCCAAAGGCCATGAGGCCGACCATCAGGGCCAGCGGGCCGACCAGTCGAAGCGAGCGCGAGCGGCGCATCGGAGTCATCCTTTCCGAGCCCCCTTCCCGGGCCGAATGGCCCTCGTTCCGGGAAGAGGAAGAATCCTGTGAGTGACGTGGCGACTGGATCATAACGGAGGCACTTCTCAACGGCGACGACCCCGGAGAGGACCCCAAGCGGGCTTCTTCGGGCGCCGAATGGACGCCGCCCCGCCGCAGAGAGTTCCCGCGAATTCGCCCCGCGCCGACTGCCGATGCCGACGCAGGCCGTCAGGGCAATCTGGCGGGACTGAGCGTTCCGGGCCCGACCCTGTTGATCGAATTCGGCTCGCATTGGCCGCGGCAGATGGCTTCACGGCAACATGGCTCTACCGCAAAACAACACGTCCCCGGAGAACGAGATCGTTCTCCGGGGACGGCGAGTTCCATCAGCAGCGGATCATCCGTCGGCCAGCGACGGAGAGCCGACTACTTCTTGGCGCAGCAGGTCTTGGCCGCAGCGTGGGCTGCGGTTCCGCAGCCCCCGTCGGAGCAGCAATCCGCCTTGCCGAAGTTGCAGCAGACGCAGTCCGCGCAGGAGGTGCAGTCGCAGTTCGGGCATCCCCCGCCGCCGCTGCAGCAGGCTCCGCCGCAGAGGGCGGCGCAGGAGGCGGGCGTGGCGGCGGACGAGAGAGCCATGCCGGCTCCGGTCATGGCGAATAGCGACAGCGCAGCAGCAAACAGTTTCGTACGAGACATTGTGAAGAATCTCCGATTGAAGGATTCAGGAACGTCCGCGAGGGCGGACACGGGTGTGAACGGGCCGGGACGGAAATCGTCCCGCGGCGAAGCCAGGCGTTCACGCCGCAATCGGAGGGGGCACACAGGGGGGATGCGTCAGCCCGCAGAAGGAATCGCTGACGAGGTCCAGCCTCTCAAGGAGGGGGACTTCGATCTGGAGTCCGCGGACCGCGAGGGCGACCACGGGAATCGAAACGGTGGTGCAGCAGACGCACCCGGAGCAGTTGGTTCCGCAGTGTGAGGAGCCGACGTGGGGGGCTTTGCCGTCGTGGCGATGTGCGGCGGTGGCAGCACAGCAGGTTTTTGCGCCTGATGCGTGATCCGCGGCACAGCATCCGGAGGAGCAGGTCGCACCGCAGCAGGAGTGCTTCACTTGTTCTGTCGTGCCTTGGCCGGCACAGACGCTTGCTCCCGGGACGTGTGCAAATGGCACCGCGAGGGCGATGCAGCAGAGCACAACGATGGCGGGGATGCGGAACATGGCGACTCCATTATCCGCGCAGTGTCGAACTCCGGCAAGCGCATTTCCCGCCTCATCCGGGTCCAGGGGTCACCCTGGTGGGGAGTGCAGAGGGGCAACGCCCCTTTGCCCGCCGGAGGCCTGGCCTGTCTCGATCTCACTGAAGGAGCGCGTGTCCAAACGCGGACAACGTGCCGGATGCTCCCTTACCAACCCGCAGGGATTCCGAAGGCGAGCAGTGAGTCCTCAACGCCGGTTCCACAAAGGGGACGTCCTTTGTGTCCCACGGTTCCTCATGGAAGTGCCTCCGGCGGCAAGGGGGCGTGGCCCCCTTGACCCCAGGCTGCCGTGGCACGTTGGGTTTGACGTGGCATAGCCGAGCCGGCCAAGACGCGGTTCTTTAGGCCCGCTTTGCGTCCGCCGACGGATACCGGACCCGACCGTGATATATCCCAATCAACGACTTGATCAACGACTGCTCAATCTGATGAATATCCGTCAGACGCAGCGAACACTCGTCGAACTGACCATCCATGAGCTTCTTCATGGTGATCTTCTCAACCAGGTTCTCAATCCGACCCGGCGTCGGCTCCTCCAGCGTCCGGCTCGCACTCTCCACCGCGTCCGCCAGCATCAACACCCCCGCCTCGCGGGTCTGCGGCTTCGGCCCCGGATATCGGAACGAATGCTCTTCCGCATCGGTCCGGTGATCCGGGTCCTTCTCGGCATCCTTCCGGGCCTCATGGAAGAAGTACTCCACCAGCGTCGTCCCGTGATGCTGCTGGATGAAGTCAATGATCTGCTGCGGCAAGTGATGCTGCCGCCCCAGCTCCACCCCGTCTTTCACATGCCCAATGATGATCAGCGTGCTCATCGCCGGGTTCAGCGACTCATGGAGGTTCCCCTCCCCCGCCCGGCAGTTCTCGATGAAATACTGCGGCTTCAGCATCTTCCCGATGTCGTGGAAGTAAGCCCCCACGCGGACCAGAAGCCCGTTCGCCCCGATCGACTCCGCCGCCGCCTCGCCAATGCTCCCCACCGCAATCGAGTGGTTGTAAGTCCCCGGCGCCCGCCGGACGAGTTCCTGCAGCAACGGGTGCGACGGGTCGCACAGTTCCAGCAGCTTGATATCGGTCACGACCCCGAAGGTCGACTCAATGAACGGCAAGCTCCCGGCCACCAGATAACCGGCCGCCACACACCAAGCTGCTCCCTTGAGACAGTGGATCAGGAGCGCGTGATTGGACACCACCTCGACAAAGGATTCTGACGCCAGCAGCCCAATCCCCGCGCGAATGAACAGATGCGCCGCCGCCGTCCCAAACCCGATTTTCACGAGCGACGACCGGGAGGCGACCCGCTTGAGGGGCAGCACCGCCGCCCCGCAGGTGGCGATCAGAGTCACGAATTCATCGAGCTGCACCCGCGTGGCGAGCGTCAGGATCAGGCACAGCGAGAACGCCGTCAGCATCGCGACGTCCTGGTTGTAGGCGATGGCGACCACCATCACGAACGTCAGGACCGGGAGGATCTCCCCTCGCAAAGGATCGAGCGACATCCAGCGGGCGACAAAGGCGGTGAACACCACCCCGCCCAGCAAAACCCCCAGCCGATGCGTGCTCTGCGCCAGCCGCGGCTCGTTGAGAACGATATAGAAGCCGCCGATGACGACGAACACGCACAGCATCAGCAGCACGACCGCCATCCGGGCCAGTCGCATCGCCCACGGCACCGTCCGCTCGTTGGCGTCGTATTCATCGTGAAGAACCTGCAGCATCTCGGCGTCGAGCGTCACCCCCGGCGGAACCAGGAGGTCGCCGCGGAGGAACCGCTGCATGAGCTGCGGCACGGCATCGCGGGCCTTGCTCTGGGCCAGACGGGTCTCGCGCTGGTCGAACCGCAGCGTCGGCTCGATGCTGCGGATCAGCCACAGCGAGACCGCCGGGCGGAGTTCGTCCTTGAGGCTGGGATAGGAGAGCCAGGCCTTCCCCAGGTCCCCGGCGTCGTTGAGCTGATCCGCCAGCGTCACCTGCGGCAGCAGGAGGTCGAGGGCCGGGTCTTCTTTGCGTTCGGTCAGAACCCGGATGCGGCTGTCGCGCTGGATGCGGCCCGTGCGGATGTCGTCTTCGGAAATGACCCCGTTGCGCTCGAGAGGACGGATGAACTTGAGGAAGTCGTCCCCGATGTCCTCGATCCGCGTCTGGACGCTCTGCATCCCCTCGGCCACCAG of Planctomyces sp. SH-PL14 contains these proteins:
- a CDS encoding alpha-2-macroglobulin family protein, with the translated sequence MRRSRSLRLVGPLALMVGLMAFGLLGSGLVYLMAAQPATGEPARFADAVKLQEQGNFKEAYDVFARYAKDPDTAGRVAADAMNRAVQCLQSLQRQADVDAFRHDVVAAHETHHEVLAAAAQAFLHGDHWGFVVAGKFQRGNNRGGGEYVGTIDRDRVEALQLLVKAMPLVAADKDQNDRYQFYRQLGDAVMSGREGTEAWRLQELTDLETLPDYQEGQFGWQGRGRGRGRMWGGGGQPKGAPVDADGNPVYYTVPESWEAAKSDGERWRWALAQEGKRGARQQADVDWRFANFLMQQFDVQTMRQWGVVLPGGNDGKDEIGPFALPGLGEDETIARLATGIKRFKVPDEFNWIRIFKRLVNDQDLSDPNLGVAELSVNQLASIFENRQQYETAAQWWRTGIEKFGPGPSGFRQNSLDQIVKNWGRFEGGSSLPAGKKATLEYRFRNGKEVRFEAHAVKIPELLKDIKTYLQSKPRQLDWQKIQIDNIGWQIVEQDNRKYLGETVASWTLAVEPREKHFHRRVTVETPLEKAGAYLVTARMSDGNMSRVLIWIDDTVIVRKPGNGKTIYYVADAASGTPIPRANMEFFGWRMEYNRKPNQQELFTANFAEATDADGITLADPKLMDGNYQWLTTVRTADGRFAHQGFSHVWYGQRHDEEYNETKVYGITDRPVYRPAQPVKFKFWIGQAKYDKDDKSLFAGDQVTVRIHDPQGQEVQKLDLKADEFGGVLGEYALPDEAKLGQYNLTLEKPNRYGGSVSFRVEEYKKPEFEVTVDAPDKPVMLGEKITATIKAKYYFGAPVVEGTVKYKVERSPHNARWYPARPWDWFYGPGYWWFASEANWYPGYGRWGCLAPIPFWIGWNPEPPELVAEQEVEIGKDGTVEVEIDTALAQELHGDQDHSYTITAEVVDNSRRVIVGTGNVMVAREPFKVFAWTDRGHYRAGSTVKAEFQARTVSGKGVKGSGKLLLLKVSYDADGVPKEETVEEWNLDTDAEGHAAQEVKAAQPGQYRLSYKVTDAERHTIEGGYLFVVAGEGFDGKSFRFNDLELIPEKAEYAPGEKARVMVNVDKAKGTVLFFVRPVNGIYDGKPRILRLEGKSVTEEIEVIQKDMPNFFVEAVTVADGKVHTVARELVVPPEKRVINVEVDPSASEYKPGQPATVKLKLTDNDGKPFVGSMALTMYDRAVEYISGGSNVPEIREFFWKWRRHHNPATDSSLNRWFQQLVKSGEATMQDLGAFGGLVVEAEVAQRGAGATKMQAARGRRFSLGGEMMEGAAAPPAPASAAPMAADALMAKSSGAAPGGPAGGDGGAEMVQPTVRTNFADSAFWKGDITTGADGIAEVALTMPENLTAWKLRAWAIGKGTRVGEGSTEVVTSKNLLVRLQAPRFFVEKDQVFITANVHNYLKTEKAGVVELVLDGPCLEKADRTLNPQKVVIPADGEIKVDFIVSVKQAGEAVITVKALTDEESDAMQMKFPVYVHGMLKTESFTGVVRPGEEAGALTVKVPAERRINDSLLEIRYSPTLAGAMVDALPYLVDYPYGCTEQTLNRFLPTVITQNILKRMKLDLKAIQAKRTNLNAQELGDGQKRAEDWRRGTKNWHDPSWNPVFDEAEVERMVKVGVKDLTEMQLSDGGWGWFSGFGEHSYPHTTAVVVHGLQIAQQNGVALVPGTLERGIAWLKQYQDEQIQLLKIGEEIAAKKREAKSGERYRSQADDLDALVYMMLVDSDVAGPEMQRFLYRDRTKLSLYSAAMFGLALHKQQQVEQRDMILRNIEQFVVTDNENQTTYIDLPNHAGYWWCWYGDRVEANAYYLKLLTQVNPQDPKAAGLVKYLLNNRKNATYWNSTRDTAVCIEALAGYLTASGEDKPDMTIEVWIDGKKHKEVKVTAENLFSFDNAFTLVGDAVETGEHKIELRKSGKGPVYWNAYLTNFSLEDDIKAAGLEVKVGRKFYKLTEQKDATATVQGARGQVVEQKVVKYDRHELANLDIVKSGDLIEIELEIDSKNDYEYLVFEDFKAAGFEPVDLQSGYLPSGLGAYVEFRDEKVAFFVRQLKRGKHSVSYRLRAEIPGQFSALPTKAEAMYAPELKANSDEMKVRIADRE
- a CDS encoding HD family phosphohydrolase, with product MFGFGQKRSRVPARATIRPRQKFWERLIDSLQEGDSLERAGLCVGAVLLLLVLLESWKAPFSYRNGDQIPHGIAAKIDFERVDEKGTDRERAKAEEKVPFIFRNEPERLRDLPQQLRAALGEIAQSSTVDQVSPATQRAFGLVKDTTSLPASDGSALFEANDPAFRYEQLKATLVAEGMQSVQTRIEDIGDDFLKFIRPLERNGVISEDDIRTGRIQRDSRIRVLTERKEDPALDLLLPQVTLADQLNDAGDLGKAWLSYPSLKDELRPAVSLWLIRSIEPTLRFDQRETRLAQSKARDAVPQLMQRFLRGDLLVPPGVTLDAEMLQVLHDEYDANERTVPWAMRLARMAVVLLMLCVFVVIGGFYIVLNEPRLAQSTHRLGVLLGGVVFTAFVARWMSLDPLRGEILPVLTFVMVVAIAYNQDVAMLTAFSLCLILTLATRVQLDEFVTLIATCGAAVLPLKRVASRSSLVKIGFGTAAAHLFIRAGIGLLASESFVEVVSNHALLIHCLKGAAWCVAAGYLVAGSLPFIESTFGVVTDIKLLELCDPSHPLLQELVRRAPGTYNHSIAVGSIGEAAAESIGANGLLVRVGAYFHDIGKMLKPQYFIENCRAGEGNLHESLNPAMSTLIIIGHVKDGVELGRQHHLPQQIIDFIQQHHGTTLVEYFFHEARKDAEKDPDHRTDAEEHSFRYPGPKPQTREAGVLMLADAVESASRTLEEPTPGRIENLVEKITMKKLMDGQFDECSLRLTDIHQIEQSLIKSLIGIYHGRVRYPSADAKRA